From one Candidatus Rhodoluna planktonica genomic stretch:
- a CDS encoding LysE family translocator — translation MEIGQILGFWSVALMLTMTPGADWAVVINSSTKRSVAMPTIAGLASGYIAVVLAVSIGLASLLAANPIIFNVMAYAGAGYLAWLGSNAIFKSGAAISVENENASSVNRHFFKGFSLSTLNPMALLLLLVLLPQFTSKTGSWPMVYQLLLLGSLFVICVVFVYSAIALGAGKMINSKPRLGNLVQRLSGLVMIGLAIWLIAGHLISLF, via the coding sequence ATGGAAATCGGGCAGATTCTAGGTTTTTGGTCAGTTGCGCTCATGCTAACCATGACCCCTGGAGCGGATTGGGCGGTTGTTATCAACTCCAGCACCAAGCGCTCGGTCGCAATGCCCACCATCGCCGGATTGGCCTCGGGCTATATAGCCGTAGTCCTTGCAGTTTCAATCGGCCTCGCCTCTCTGCTAGCCGCGAATCCGATAATCTTCAACGTTATGGCATATGCCGGCGCCGGGTATTTAGCTTGGCTTGGCTCAAATGCCATCTTCAAATCTGGAGCGGCCATCTCAGTGGAAAACGAGAACGCATCCTCGGTAAACCGTCATTTCTTCAAGGGCTTCAGCCTCAGCACGCTAAATCCGATGGCACTCCTTCTGCTTTTGGTCCTACTCCCCCAGTTCACCTCAAAAACAGGTAGCTGGCCCATGGTTTATCAGCTGTTGCTGCTGGGTTCGCTTTTTGTAATTTGCGTGGTGTTTGTTTACAGCGCTATCGCATTAGGTGCCGGCAAAATGATCAACTCCAAGCCAAGACTCGGCAACTTGGTGCAGCGTCTTTCTGGTTTAGTAATGATTGGTTTGGCAATTTGGTTGATTGCCGGGCATCTAATCAGCCTCTTTTAG
- a CDS encoding Lrp/AsnC family transcriptional regulator encodes MDALDREILSQLQDDGRISLTDLASNVGLTLSPCHRRVRDLESSGAITGYHATVSPASIGLNFEAVVFITIGRTDAQTIADFEAAILQLPEVVQVERFFGEPDYMLRVLTKDLESYQALYDQKLGALPGVLRATSTLVMKKLRPGGKLPL; translated from the coding sequence ATGGATGCCCTAGACAGAGAAATTCTTTCTCAACTGCAAGATGATGGCCGCATATCGCTCACCGATTTAGCCAGCAATGTCGGCCTAACCCTGTCACCCTGCCATCGTCGGGTTCGCGATCTCGAGTCATCCGGGGCCATCACGGGCTATCACGCCACCGTGTCACCCGCATCCATCGGTTTGAATTTTGAGGCAGTAGTTTTCATCACCATCGGTCGCACCGATGCCCAGACCATTGCCGATTTCGAAGCCGCAATTTTGCAGTTGCCAGAAGTTGTTCAGGTTGAGCGCTTTTTTGGCGAACCCGACTACATGTTGCGAGTGCTAACCAAAGACCTAGAAAGCTATCAGGCGCTTTACGACCAAAAACTTGGTGCGCTACCCGGAGTGCTCAGAGCGACCTCAACCTTGGTGATGAAAAAACTCAGACCCGGCGGAAAACTTCCGCTTTAG
- the gndA gene encoding NADP-dependent phosphogluconate dehydrogenase, with protein sequence MTAQANIGVVGLAVMGSNLARNLASREGNTVAIYNRSYERTELLMNEHPEAGFIASQTIDEFVASLAKPRTAIIMVQAGKGTDAVIEQLTERFEPGDIIVDGGNALFTDTIRREREVSAKGINFVGAGISGGEEGALKGPSIMPGGSAEAYKTLGPILASIAAVAEGEPCVTHVGTDGAGHFVKMIHNGIEYADMQLIAEAYDILRAAGGYSPAEIAAIFEEWNKGDLESFLIEITAEVLKQVDAKTGKPLVDVILDQAGSKGTGVWTVQTALNLGTPVSGIAEAVFARSLSSQASQRAAVDGLPAEATAWSVEDKAAFVEDVRRALYASKLVAYSQGFDAIRAGAKEYNWDINLGAVSKIWRGGCIIRAQFLNRIADAYDKNANLESLIFDPFFKQAVATSVTSWRQVVAKASLAGIPVPAFASSLSYYDGLRSPRLSAALVQGQRDFFGAHTYKRVDMPGTFHTLWSGDRSEVEQAPSTH encoded by the coding sequence ATGACTGCTCAGGCAAATATTGGAGTCGTTGGACTTGCGGTAATGGGTTCGAACCTTGCTCGCAACCTAGCCAGCCGCGAAGGCAACACCGTTGCCATTTACAACCGCTCCTACGAGCGCACCGAATTGCTGATGAATGAGCACCCAGAGGCCGGCTTCATTGCCTCGCAAACCATCGATGAGTTTGTTGCTTCGTTGGCAAAGCCACGCACCGCAATCATCATGGTTCAGGCCGGCAAAGGCACCGACGCAGTTATCGAACAACTTACCGAGCGTTTCGAACCAGGCGATATCATCGTGGATGGTGGAAACGCACTATTCACCGACACCATTCGCCGCGAGCGCGAGGTCAGCGCCAAGGGCATTAACTTTGTTGGCGCCGGCATCTCTGGTGGTGAAGAGGGCGCCCTAAAGGGCCCTTCGATCATGCCTGGTGGTTCGGCCGAGGCATACAAAACTTTGGGCCCAATTCTGGCTTCAATCGCGGCCGTTGCTGAAGGTGAGCCTTGTGTCACGCACGTCGGCACCGACGGCGCCGGCCACTTTGTGAAGATGATTCACAACGGAATTGAGTATGCCGACATGCAGCTTATTGCTGAGGCCTACGACATCCTGCGTGCAGCTGGCGGTTACAGCCCAGCCGAAATTGCAGCAATTTTCGAAGAGTGGAACAAAGGCGATCTTGAGTCTTTCTTGATCGAGATCACCGCTGAAGTTCTAAAGCAGGTTGATGCCAAAACCGGTAAGCCACTTGTCGATGTGATTCTTGATCAGGCTGGCTCAAAGGGTACCGGCGTCTGGACTGTGCAGACCGCGCTAAACCTAGGCACCCCGGTCTCTGGAATCGCCGAGGCAGTATTTGCCCGTTCGCTCTCTTCACAGGCTTCGCAGCGTGCAGCTGTTGACGGCTTGCCAGCAGAGGCAACTGCGTGGTCGGTAGAAGACAAGGCCGCGTTTGTCGAAGATGTTCGTCGTGCGCTTTACGCATCCAAGTTGGTTGCTTACTCGCAGGGCTTTGACGCAATTCGCGCCGGCGCTAAAGAATACAACTGGGACATCAACCTGGGTGCGGTGTCGAAAATTTGGCGTGGCGGTTGCATCATTCGCGCCCAGTTCTTGAACCGAATTGCCGATGCCTACGACAAAAACGCAAACCTTGAGTCATTGATTTTTGACCCATTCTTCAAGCAGGCAGTGGCTACTTCGGTGACCTCATGGCGTCAGGTTGTTGCCAAGGCATCGCTTGCCGGAATTCCGGTGCCGGCATTTGCTTCATCGCTGTCTTATTACGATGGTCTGCGCTCGCCTCGCCTCTCGGCCGCGCTAGTGCAGGGTCAGCGCGACTTCTTCGGTGCACACACCTATAAGCGCGTCGACATGCCGGGTACCTTCCACACGCTTTGGTCTGGCGACCGCAGCGAAGTAGAGCAAGCGCCAAGCACCCACTAA
- the recR gene encoding recombination mediator RecR, with translation MFEGVVQELIDELGRLPGVGPKSAQRIAFYLLQSEDDQAKKLAQVLLEVKDRVKFCEICGNVTEDPTCSICRDARRNQTLICVVEESKDVQAIERTREFRGLYHVLGGAISPIDGVGPDQLRIKELMTRLSNPEIQEVIIATDPNLEGEATATYLTRMLSTLGVTVSRLASGLPVGGDLEYADEVTLGRAFAGRTRSN, from the coding sequence GTGTTCGAGGGTGTTGTTCAAGAACTAATTGATGAGCTTGGCCGTTTGCCGGGGGTGGGCCCCAAGTCGGCTCAACGCATTGCCTTTTACCTGCTGCAATCTGAAGACGATCAAGCCAAGAAACTTGCGCAGGTTTTGCTCGAGGTAAAAGACCGGGTTAAGTTTTGTGAAATCTGTGGCAACGTAACTGAAGATCCAACCTGCAGCATTTGTCGCGATGCTCGCAGAAACCAAACCCTAATTTGCGTTGTCGAAGAATCTAAAGATGTTCAAGCAATTGAGCGCACCAGAGAATTCCGTGGGCTTTACCACGTGCTGGGTGGGGCAATCAGTCCAATCGATGGCGTGGGTCCAGATCAATTGCGCATCAAAGAGCTAATGACTCGGTTGAGCAATCCTGAAATCCAAGAGGTAATTATCGCTACCGACCCAAACCTAGAAGGTGAGGCGACGGCAACTTACCTTACGCGCATGCTCTCAACTCTTGGAGTCACTGTTTCCAGGCTGGCATCGGGTTTACCGGTTGGCGGCGATCTCGAATATGCCGATGAGGTTACCTTGGGCCGTGCCTTTGCCGGTCGCACTCGCAGCAACTAA
- a CDS encoding aspartate kinase, with translation MALIVQKFGGSSVGDANKIKHVAKRVIETQKAGNQVVVVVSAMGDTTDELIDLAQSVAEDPYESPREMDMLLTSGERISMALLAIAINAAGAQSRSFTGSQAGIMTSAKHGDARISEVTPFRIQEALDAGDIAIVAGFQGFNKDSKDITTLGRGGSDTTAVALAAALKADVCEIYSDVDGVYTADPRVIPAARKLDSIDIESMLELAGAGAKILHIRAVEYARRHNVDLRVRSTFSTDPGTIVYSSKAGENMEEPIVSGIATDKGQAKITVIGIPDVPGKAAEVFNTVASAGANIDMIVQNTPTGSDVTDRVSDISFTLPLGDLGRVAGALDAAKANLGFRDLEQDANIGKLSVVGAGMRTHSGVSATLFSALATAGINIEMISTSEIRISVITSADQLDAAARAVHTAFELDSDVEAVVYAGTGR, from the coding sequence TTGGCTCTTATCGTGCAAAAGTTTGGTGGTTCGTCTGTTGGAGACGCCAACAAAATTAAGCACGTGGCGAAGCGCGTAATCGAAACCCAAAAAGCAGGCAACCAGGTTGTTGTTGTGGTTTCAGCTATGGGCGACACCACCGACGAACTGATTGATTTGGCCCAGTCAGTGGCCGAAGATCCATACGAGTCACCTCGCGAAATGGACATGTTGCTTACTTCAGGTGAGCGAATCTCTATGGCCCTGCTGGCGATTGCCATCAATGCTGCCGGGGCGCAATCACGTTCATTTACCGGTTCACAAGCGGGAATTATGACCAGCGCCAAACACGGTGACGCTCGAATCTCGGAAGTTACGCCATTTCGAATCCAAGAGGCACTTGACGCGGGCGACATTGCAATTGTTGCTGGCTTCCAGGGGTTCAACAAAGACAGCAAAGACATCACCACACTTGGTCGAGGTGGCTCAGACACCACCGCGGTTGCACTTGCAGCCGCACTAAAAGCAGATGTCTGCGAAATTTACTCAGACGTAGACGGCGTTTACACAGCTGATCCAAGAGTTATTCCTGCGGCCCGCAAACTTGACTCGATTGACATCGAATCAATGCTCGAGCTCGCTGGTGCTGGGGCGAAAATTTTGCACATTCGCGCGGTTGAATATGCACGACGTCACAATGTTGATCTTCGAGTTCGTTCAACATTCAGCACCGATCCAGGAACTATCGTTTACTCATCAAAAGCAGGAGAGAACATGGAAGAGCCAATCGTTTCAGGCATTGCCACCGATAAAGGTCAGGCCAAAATTACCGTGATTGGTATTCCAGATGTTCCTGGTAAGGCTGCTGAGGTTTTCAACACCGTTGCTTCTGCCGGAGCGAACATCGACATGATTGTGCAGAACACCCCAACTGGCTCTGATGTCACCGATCGCGTCAGCGACATTTCGTTCACCTTGCCCCTGGGTGATTTGGGTCGCGTTGCCGGAGCACTAGATGCTGCCAAAGCAAACTTGGGATTCCGCGATCTAGAACAGGATGCCAACATCGGAAAACTCTCGGTTGTTGGTGCCGGCATGCGCACACACTCGGGTGTTTCGGCCACCCTATTTTCGGCTCTTGCAACCGCGGGTATCAACATCGAGATGATTTCAACATCGGAAATTCGCATCTCGGTTATCACCAGCGCCGACCAGCTAGATGCGGCAGCCCGCGCTGTTCACACCGCATTCGAACTCGACAGCGATGTTGAAGCTGTGGTCTACGCCGGCACCGGTCGCTAG
- a CDS encoding aspartate-semialdehyde dehydrogenase, translating to MSRKPNLALVGATGAVGTVMVGIINSRENIWGEIRLIASPRSAGKKITVHGEELTVVALSPEAFDGIDIAMFDVPDEVSEIWAPIAAERGAVAVDNSGAFRMNPEVPLVVPEVNPEQAKNRPLGIISNPNCTTLTMMAAMGALHRKWNLKELVVSSYQAVSGAGAAGIAELASELAVVGKDASLGTNTDDVRAALAAAGNDLSNSPWAHPIALNVIPFAGSLKAGGHSSEEMKVRDESRKILGISDLKVAASCVRVPVQVAHSLTVHATFENSLTPDEVREVLGQQPTVKVVDDPANHQYPTPNMVAGQDPTFVGRIRQSLDFPNSIELFVVGDNLRKGAALNTYEIAELVAKEF from the coding sequence ATGAGCCGCAAACCAAATCTCGCCCTCGTTGGTGCCACCGGTGCAGTTGGCACCGTAATGGTCGGAATCATCAACTCACGCGAAAACATTTGGGGCGAAATTCGCCTAATCGCTAGCCCACGTTCGGCTGGTAAAAAAATCACTGTGCACGGCGAAGAGCTAACCGTAGTTGCGCTATCGCCAGAAGCCTTTGACGGCATCGACATTGCCATGTTCGATGTGCCAGACGAAGTTTCTGAGATTTGGGCACCGATTGCCGCCGAGCGCGGTGCGGTCGCTGTCGACAACTCGGGCGCCTTCCGCATGAACCCTGAGGTTCCGCTAGTCGTTCCAGAGGTAAACCCAGAGCAGGCAAAAAACCGTCCGCTTGGCATTATCTCGAACCCTAACTGCACCACCTTGACCATGATGGCTGCCATGGGTGCCCTGCACCGCAAGTGGAACCTGAAAGAGCTTGTGGTCTCGAGCTACCAGGCTGTTTCTGGTGCCGGGGCTGCCGGAATCGCCGAGCTTGCCAGCGAATTGGCTGTAGTTGGCAAAGATGCGTCATTGGGAACCAACACCGATGACGTGCGAGCAGCCCTTGCTGCTGCCGGCAACGACCTTTCAAACTCACCGTGGGCTCATCCGATCGCGTTAAACGTCATCCCATTTGCCGGTTCGCTAAAGGCCGGTGGTCACTCTTCTGAAGAGATGAAGGTTCGTGATGAGAGCCGCAAAATTCTTGGTATCAGCGATCTAAAAGTTGCTGCCAGCTGTGTTCGAGTGCCAGTTCAGGTAGCCCACTCGCTAACAGTCCACGCAACTTTTGAAAACTCATTGACCCCGGATGAGGTTCGCGAAGTACTGGGACAGCAGCCAACCGTTAAGGTTGTCGATGACCCAGCTAACCACCAGTACCCAACCCCAAACATGGTTGCCGGTCAAGACCCAACCTTTGTTGGTCGAATCCGTCAATCGCTCGACTTCCCAAACAGCATCGAGCTATTTGTGGTCGGCGACAACCTGCGCAAAGGTGCTGCTTTGAACACTTACGAAATTGCCGAACTAGTGGCAAAAGAGTTCTAG
- a CDS encoding metallophosphoesterase has protein sequence MEFLIILGGIAILAATWGILIERQLFSVKRASLKILPAGSPTLTVLHISDLHLAPWQKRKIKFIKSLAELNPDLVVNTGDNLGHEKSVGTAITALGPLLMKPGVFVNGSNDYFAPVLRNPLGYLAKPSERSNGKALDTARLLAAFRQAGWLNLNNREGKLQLNGIKVGFLGVDDAHDDRDDLTSVAGQANNLTDCSIIFGVTHAPYLRILESFTENSAKLIFAGHTHGGQVCLPIFGALTTNCDLPKKNARGLSAWKFNGRSSVLNVCAGLGHSIFAPVRFFCRPEVRLLSLEAVN, from the coding sequence GTGGAATTTTTGATTATCCTGGGTGGAATTGCCATTTTGGCGGCCACCTGGGGCATTCTCATTGAGCGTCAACTGTTTTCAGTAAAACGGGCTAGTCTAAAAATTCTTCCGGCAGGCTCGCCTACTTTGACGGTGCTGCACATCAGCGATCTGCACCTAGCGCCTTGGCAAAAACGAAAAATAAAATTCATAAAATCGCTGGCCGAACTAAACCCAGATTTGGTGGTCAACACCGGCGACAATCTCGGCCACGAAAAATCTGTTGGAACTGCCATTACGGCACTTGGACCGTTGCTAATGAAGCCGGGCGTTTTCGTAAACGGTTCTAACGACTACTTCGCCCCGGTTTTGCGAAACCCACTCGGTTATCTGGCCAAACCGTCCGAGCGCAGTAACGGTAAAGCACTTGATACCGCGCGTTTGCTGGCCGCTTTCCGGCAAGCCGGTTGGCTCAACCTAAATAACCGCGAAGGAAAACTTCAACTGAACGGCATCAAGGTTGGCTTTCTCGGCGTTGACGATGCTCACGATGATCGCGATGACTTAACCTCAGTGGCCGGGCAAGCCAACAACCTCACCGATTGCTCGATTATTTTCGGAGTGACCCACGCGCCTTACCTTCGGATTCTAGAGAGCTTCACCGAAAATTCGGCCAAATTGATTTTTGCCGGACACACCCATGGCGGGCAAGTTTGTCTGCCGATTTTTGGAGCTCTAACTACCAACTGCGATCTGCCAAAAAAGAATGCCCGCGGACTCAGCGCCTGGAAATTCAACGGTCGCAGTTCGGTGCTGAATGTTTGCGCTGGTTTGGGACACTCGATCTTTGCCCCGGTTCGCTTCTTTTGCCGACCAGAGGTGCGACTTCTAAGCCTTGAAGCGGTCAACTAA
- a CDS encoding transglycosylase domain-containing protein, protein MSGSQNKNETNGTASLKFVFLSALAGVLSIALLAPLALVGSIATSAGLTIFENLPDYIKPVNASQSSTLYGTANGETVEIAKFYHENRISVDYNDMSENIRNAVVATEDPRFFQHGGVDILALVRAAATNAATLGNGPGASTITMQYVKNSLVEAANLSGDEEAIAEATAVTIDRKIREIRLAIALEGVATKKEILAGYLNLAFFGNNLNGIESASNYYFGVKAKDLSIPQAALLAGMLKSPNDYKPDEPENLDRAKGRRDYVIDNMAAEGYITRAEANEAKASPIEVNITESPSGCEANQTAAFFCDYVVWTIRNSPEFGSTPEDREMLLRRGGLEIFSTVDLEVQQTAHEAIMTWAPAEDPSQIGSALVSVEAGTGRILAMAENRIFDQTENPPAGHTSVNYATDRAYGGSSGFQSGSTYKIFTLAQWLTAGFKLGDHVDAREKEWNASEFSARCGGLVGTWAPGNDSKTAEDLSVVQATAQSVNTAYADMASQLDLCDIRDTAMRFGIKRADGNELQYVPASIIGTNEISPLSMAGAMAAIANKGVYCTPIAIDRITKRTTGEELKAPQSLCSPAVSPEVAAGMTYAMQRVISGGTGGASATGDGTPLAGKTGTTDSRVHTWMTGFSSAVGTAVWVGNVVGNKSLGGIRLNGKAANTVRHDIWRTTMRKVNELYPGTAFSPPPENMISASGAVVPSVAGIAPDQAAELIETADLNAKILTVEVSSAMPAGSVAYTRPSIGSTVARGTQVKIYISKGDSAGVPNVSGLSVDQAKATLLAAGFAAVSEPQASQTQYFQKHPTIPAGRVIGTDPPAGSAANAASAILLIISTGP, encoded by the coding sequence ATGTCTGGTTCACAGAATAAAAATGAAACCAACGGCACCGCCTCTCTTAAATTTGTATTTCTAAGTGCACTTGCCGGGGTCTTGTCTATCGCCCTACTAGCCCCCTTGGCTTTGGTTGGGTCGATTGCCACATCTGCGGGCCTAACCATATTCGAAAATTTGCCCGACTACATCAAGCCGGTAAATGCTTCACAATCTTCAACCCTGTACGGAACCGCCAACGGCGAGACTGTAGAAATCGCCAAGTTCTATCACGAGAACAGAATTTCAGTCGACTACAACGACATGTCAGAGAACATTCGCAATGCGGTAGTCGCAACCGAAGACCCGCGATTCTTCCAACACGGTGGCGTTGACATTTTGGCTTTGGTTCGTGCCGCTGCCACCAACGCGGCAACCTTGGGCAACGGTCCCGGTGCATCCACAATCACCATGCAGTACGTAAAAAACTCGCTGGTTGAGGCGGCAAACCTGTCGGGCGATGAAGAGGCAATTGCCGAAGCAACCGCAGTCACCATCGACCGCAAAATTCGCGAAATCAGACTTGCTATTGCTCTTGAAGGTGTTGCTACTAAAAAAGAAATTTTGGCCGGTTACCTAAACCTTGCCTTCTTCGGCAACAATCTAAACGGCATCGAATCTGCGTCAAACTATTACTTTGGCGTCAAAGCCAAAGATCTATCCATTCCACAAGCTGCTCTGCTAGCCGGAATGTTGAAGTCACCAAACGATTACAAACCGGATGAGCCCGAAAACCTAGACCGCGCCAAAGGTCGTCGCGATTATGTGATCGACAACATGGCCGCCGAGGGTTACATCACACGCGCTGAAGCTAATGAGGCAAAGGCGAGCCCGATTGAAGTCAACATCACCGAATCGCCATCTGGCTGTGAAGCAAACCAAACCGCTGCATTCTTCTGCGATTACGTAGTTTGGACAATCAGAAATTCACCGGAATTTGGCTCAACCCCCGAAGATCGCGAAATGCTGTTGCGTCGCGGTGGCCTTGAAATTTTCAGCACTGTTGACCTTGAGGTTCAGCAGACCGCTCACGAAGCGATTATGACCTGGGCACCGGCCGAAGACCCAAGCCAAATTGGTTCGGCTTTGGTGTCAGTTGAAGCCGGAACCGGACGAATTTTGGCAATGGCCGAAAACCGAATCTTTGACCAGACCGAGAATCCGCCTGCCGGACACACCTCGGTTAACTACGCCACTGATCGTGCATACGGTGGTTCATCCGGTTTCCAAAGCGGTTCAACCTACAAGATCTTCACTCTTGCCCAGTGGTTGACCGCAGGGTTTAAGCTCGGCGACCACGTCGACGCACGCGAAAAAGAGTGGAACGCATCTGAGTTTTCGGCTCGATGCGGTGGACTGGTCGGCACCTGGGCTCCGGGTAACGACTCGAAGACAGCTGAAGATTTGTCTGTAGTACAAGCAACCGCGCAGTCGGTCAACACCGCTTACGCCGACATGGCATCGCAGCTTGACCTGTGCGACATTCGAGACACCGCCATGCGTTTTGGAATCAAGCGCGCCGACGGCAACGAACTGCAGTATGTACCAGCATCGATTATTGGTACCAACGAAATTTCACCGTTGAGCATGGCCGGCGCCATGGCAGCCATCGCTAACAAGGGCGTCTACTGCACCCCAATCGCTATCGATCGCATTACCAAGCGCACCACCGGCGAAGAGCTCAAGGCCCCTCAGAGCCTTTGCTCGCCAGCGGTTAGCCCAGAAGTTGCTGCCGGAATGACCTACGCCATGCAACGCGTAATCAGCGGCGGTACCGGTGGCGCCTCAGCGACCGGAGACGGAACTCCGCTTGCAGGTAAGACCGGAACTACCGACTCTCGAGTACACACCTGGATGACCGGTTTTTCATCGGCCGTTGGTACCGCGGTGTGGGTTGGAAACGTGGTCGGTAACAAGTCGCTGGGCGGTATCCGACTCAACGGTAAGGCTGCAAACACTGTACGCCACGACATTTGGCGAACCACAATGCGCAAAGTCAATGAACTTTACCCTGGCACGGCATTTAGCCCACCACCAGAAAACATGATTTCCGCTTCGGGCGCAGTCGTTCCGTCGGTAGCTGGAATTGCGCCAGACCAGGCCGCAGAGCTAATCGAAACGGCCGACCTAAATGCCAAGATTTTGACCGTTGAGGTTTCTTCAGCTATGCCGGCTGGTTCGGTTGCCTACACTCGTCCATCGATTGGTTCAACTGTGGCTCGCGGCACCCAGGTCAAGATTTACATCTCAAAGGGTGATTCAGCGGGTGTTCCAAACGTCTCTGGTCTAAGTGTCGACCAAGCCAAGGCAACCTTATTGGCCGCCGGTTTTGCTGCAGTATCTGAACCTCAGGCTTCGCAGACGCAATACTTCCAAAAACACCCAACTATTCCGGCTGGCCGTGTAATTGGCACCGATCCTCCGGCTGGCAGTGCAGCAAATGCGGCGAGCGCCATCCTGTTGATTATTAGCACCGGCCCCTAG
- a CDS encoding DUF4177 domain-containing protein, with the protein MLKMQKWEYFTTPLLLHRESAILNNWGSEGWELVQVVTGPEGGMVAFFKRPVA; encoded by the coding sequence ATGCTGAAAATGCAAAAGTGGGAGTACTTCACCACACCTTTACTACTACACCGTGAGAGCGCAATCCTGAATAACTGGGGTTCAGAAGGCTGGGAGCTGGTGCAGGTTGTAACCGGCCCAGAAGGCGGCATGGTTGCCTTTTTTAAGCGTCCGGTGGCCTAA
- a CDS encoding RidA family protein, producing the protein MSKIEQRLIELGFPLPEVAKPVAAYVPSTVTGNLCFTSGQLPFVSGVLPATGKVGVGDGLVSPEQAKDLARLCVLNALAALKLAIGDLDRVTRIVKVVGFVASVPEFTGQPAVINGASEFLGEVFGEVGVHARSAVGVTALPLDSAVELELIAEFK; encoded by the coding sequence ATGTCCAAAATTGAACAGCGCCTTATCGAACTTGGATTTCCGCTACCAGAGGTAGCCAAACCGGTTGCGGCCTATGTGCCATCCACCGTTACCGGCAATCTCTGCTTCACATCGGGGCAATTGCCTTTTGTCAGCGGTGTGCTGCCAGCAACCGGAAAAGTGGGCGTCGGCGACGGACTGGTTAGCCCAGAGCAGGCTAAAGATCTTGCCCGCCTCTGCGTTTTGAATGCCCTGGCTGCGCTAAAGCTTGCGATTGGCGATCTAGATCGTGTTACCAGGATCGTCAAAGTTGTTGGATTTGTTGCTTCGGTTCCCGAATTCACCGGTCAGCCAGCGGTCATTAACGGCGCATCCGAGTTTTTGGGTGAGGTTTTCGGCGAAGTCGGCGTTCACGCTCGTTCAGCTGTGGGTGTCACCGCGTTACCGCTGGACTCAGCTGTAGAGCTAGAACTGATCGCTGAATTCAAGTAA